A genomic segment from Kyrpidia tusciae DSM 2912 encodes:
- the cysS gene encoding cysteine--tRNA ligase, translating to MPIRVFNTLTKRKEVFEPQEPGVVKMYCCGPTVYDYFHIGNARAFVVFDLVRRYLRYRGYRVTYVQNFTDVDDKIIRRAAEEHMAVQDLAEKYIRAYFEDAAALGIEPADVQPRVTMHMHEIIDMIQALLDKGFAYRIQEDVYFDTSRDPDYGKLSGQDPAALMAGARVEVDERKRHPLDFALWKGSKPGEVAWDSPWGKGRPGWHIECSAMSRTYLGDTLDIHAGGQDLIFPHHENEIAQSECVTGHPFARYWMHNGYLQWNRVKMSKSLGNVVTVRELLKRVRPHAIRLYLLSAHYRHPLNFSLELLEQADRGLERIESSLRDLGDWLGPDSSLTGAVTEESGHVPGLEVDEVQRIHEKWTEAMDDDFNTAEALGALYEGVGLANRAIREQDVTRAKAWQGWLSYHARFMGLIADGQKESETEREKIEALIARRAEARKKRDWAAADRIRDQLSEMGIVLEDTPYGVRWRRRGS from the coding sequence ATGCCGATCCGCGTGTTCAATACATTAACAAAACGAAAGGAAGTGTTTGAACCCCAGGAACCCGGTGTGGTCAAAATGTACTGTTGCGGTCCGACGGTGTACGATTATTTTCATATCGGCAACGCCAGAGCTTTTGTGGTTTTCGATCTGGTTCGGCGATATCTCAGGTATCGGGGCTATCGCGTGACATATGTGCAGAATTTCACAGACGTTGATGACAAGATCATCCGGAGGGCGGCGGAAGAACACATGGCAGTCCAAGACCTGGCTGAAAAATACATCCGGGCATATTTTGAAGACGCCGCCGCTTTAGGCATTGAGCCGGCCGATGTGCAACCGCGGGTGACGATGCACATGCACGAAATCATCGATATGATCCAGGCTTTGCTAGACAAAGGATTTGCCTATCGAATCCAAGAGGATGTGTACTTCGACACGAGCCGGGATCCGGACTATGGAAAATTGTCCGGCCAAGACCCCGCGGCCTTGATGGCCGGGGCCCGGGTGGAGGTCGACGAGCGGAAGCGCCATCCTTTGGATTTTGCGCTGTGGAAAGGGAGCAAGCCTGGGGAGGTGGCCTGGGACAGCCCATGGGGCAAGGGGCGACCGGGATGGCACATCGAGTGTTCGGCCATGAGCCGGACGTATCTCGGAGATACCTTGGACATTCACGCAGGCGGCCAGGACTTGATTTTTCCCCACCACGAAAACGAGATTGCGCAGTCGGAATGTGTCACCGGGCATCCTTTCGCACGGTATTGGATGCACAATGGATATCTTCAATGGAACCGGGTCAAGATGTCCAAATCCCTTGGTAACGTGGTGACGGTCCGGGAGCTCCTCAAGCGGGTGCGACCTCACGCGATCCGATTGTACTTGTTGTCGGCCCATTATCGTCATCCGTTAAATTTTTCCTTAGAGTTGCTGGAGCAAGCCGACCGGGGTCTCGAACGGATCGAATCATCGCTTCGGGATTTGGGAGATTGGTTGGGGCCGGACTCGTCTTTAACGGGGGCGGTCACTGAAGAATCGGGGCACGTGCCTGGGCTTGAGGTCGATGAGGTGCAGAGAATTCATGAAAAATGGACGGAGGCCATGGACGACGATTTTAATACGGCCGAAGCGTTGGGAGCGCTGTATGAAGGTGTGGGACTGGCAAACCGGGCGATTCGCGAGCAGGATGTCACCCGGGCGAAGGCCTGGCAGGGTTGGCTTTCCTATCACGCCCGATTCATGGGTTTGATCGCCGATGGGCAGAAAGAATCAGAAACAGAACGTGAGAAGATCGAAGCCCTGATTGCCCGGCGGGCCGAGGCGCGCAAAAAACGGGATTGGGCCGCTGCTGATCGCATCCGAGACCAGTTGTCGGAGATGGGCATTGTATTGGAAGACACCCCCTACGGGGTACGGTGGCGGCGGAGGGGATCGTGA
- the sigH gene encoding RNA polymerase sporulation sigma factor SigH: MAHQFEAVLSKGLQFQSLSDEDLVDRVRDGDEEALEYLIHRYKNFVRAKARSYFLIGADREDIVQEGMIGLYKSIRDFRNDKLVSFRAFAELCITRQIITAIKTATRQKHIPLNSYISLDKPIYDEESDRTLLDVLCGTRVADPEELIINQEEFDDIEVKMGEILSDLEQQVLMLYLDGRSYQEIAVDLKRHVKSIDNALQRVKRKLERYLEVRNVGSSAS, translated from the coding sequence TTGGCCCACCAATTCGAAGCGGTGTTGTCAAAAGGCCTTCAGTTCCAATCACTCTCCGATGAGGATTTAGTCGATCGAGTTCGGGACGGGGACGAAGAGGCCCTGGAGTACCTGATTCATCGCTACAAGAACTTTGTGCGTGCCAAGGCGCGCTCGTATTTTCTGATCGGTGCGGACCGGGAGGACATCGTACAAGAGGGAATGATCGGCCTGTATAAGTCGATCAGGGATTTTCGCAACGATAAGCTGGTTTCATTCCGCGCCTTCGCCGAATTGTGTATCACACGTCAGATCATTACGGCCATAAAAACGGCCACCCGCCAGAAACACATTCCGCTCAATTCCTACATTTCGTTGGACAAGCCCATTTACGATGAGGAATCTGATCGAACTCTACTGGATGTGCTGTGTGGCACGCGGGTGGCTGACCCCGAAGAATTGATTATCAATCAAGAAGAATTTGACGATATTGAAGTGAAGATGGGGGAAATCCTCAGCGATCTGGAACAACAAGTGCTTATGCTGTACTTGGACGGACGATCGTATCAGGAGATTGCGGTGGACCTCAAACGCCACGTGAAATCCATCGATAATGCCCTTCAGCGAGTCAAGCGCAAACTGGAGCGGTATCTCGAGGTGCGCAACGTGGGAAGCAGTGCTTCCTGA
- the cysE gene encoding serine O-acetyltransferase has product MFRRLREDIQCIMDRDPAARSAVEVLLTYSGLHALWFYRVAHRLYLRRRFTLARMVSQFARFLTGIEIHPGAKIGRGVFIDHGSGVVIGETAEIGDNVTIYQGVTLGGTGKEKGKRHPTVGNNVLISTGAKILGAITIGDNSKIGAGSVVLKDVPPNSTVVGIPGRVVILDGRRVNDMDHVNLPDPVADLLRSMQQQINELRREIMELKGEVVDADPRVQYINKTKGSV; this is encoded by the coding sequence GTGTTTCGAAGGTTGCGCGAAGATATCCAGTGCATCATGGACCGGGATCCTGCGGCGCGCAGCGCGGTGGAGGTGTTGTTGACCTACTCGGGCCTTCACGCGCTTTGGTTTTATCGCGTTGCCCACCGGTTGTATTTGCGCCGGAGATTCACGTTGGCGCGGATGGTTTCCCAGTTTGCGAGATTTCTCACGGGAATCGAGATTCATCCCGGTGCAAAAATCGGACGGGGGGTGTTCATCGATCACGGGAGTGGGGTGGTGATTGGGGAAACCGCAGAGATCGGGGATAATGTTACCATCTATCAGGGTGTGACTTTGGGCGGGACCGGGAAAGAAAAGGGCAAGCGCCATCCGACAGTCGGCAACAATGTTCTCATCTCCACTGGGGCGAAAATTCTGGGGGCCATCACCATCGGAGACAACAGCAAAATCGGGGCGGGCTCGGTGGTTCTGAAAGACGTACCGCCGAATTCCACCGTGGTGGGGATTCCGGGGAGGGTGGTCATCCTGGACGGCCGTCGGGTCAACGATATGGATCACGTCAATCTGCCGGATCCGGTGGCCGACTTATTGCGCTCGATGCAGCAACAGATTAACGAATTGCGGCGTGAGATCATGGAACTCAAGGGGGAAGTCGTGGATGCCGATCCGCGTGTTCAATACATTAACAAAACGAAAGGAAGTGTTTGA
- a CDS encoding NYN domain-containing protein: MEEVVIVDGYNVIGTSPELAALKVESMEEARARLLQWLGEYGAYTGRTVIAVFDGRCAPERRGPDRVNGVEVYFTGDDQTADQWIERVVRERVGNRNARIFVATSDELEQSLSFGWGGLRISSREFLDELFKVRAEISRRVRTQESGRAPMRERVRDDIAKIFERWRRS, encoded by the coding sequence ATGGAAGAGGTCGTTATTGTCGATGGGTACAACGTCATCGGGACGTCCCCGGAGCTGGCGGCTTTGAAGGTGGAAAGCATGGAGGAGGCCAGGGCGAGATTACTCCAGTGGTTGGGGGAGTATGGAGCGTACACCGGGAGAACGGTGATCGCCGTGTTCGACGGGCGATGCGCCCCGGAGCGCCGCGGACCGGACCGCGTGAATGGCGTCGAGGTGTATTTTACGGGCGACGATCAAACGGCGGATCAGTGGATTGAGCGAGTGGTTCGGGAAAGGGTGGGAAACCGGAATGCGCGGATCTTTGTCGCGACATCGGATGAATTGGAACAATCCCTCTCTTTCGGATGGGGCGGGCTGCGCATTTCCTCTAGGGAATTCCTCGATGAATTGTTCAAAGTGCGCGCAGAGATCTCTCGTCGGGTGCGGACCCAGGAATCGGGGAGGGCGCCCATGAGAGAGCGCGTTCGGGACGACATTGCGAAAATATTCGAACGTTGGCGCAGGTCCTAG
- the rlmB gene encoding 23S rRNA (guanosine(2251)-2'-O)-methyltransferase RlmB — translation MKGREKGAARNAGGFRRRVQGESQRRRVVGRQPVLELLRAGRPVNRLFIAEGAEGGSMAEITARAKEAGIVIIRVPRNRLDEWASGVNHQGVMADVAPFAYADLDECLRAAKLHRRPGLFVLLDGIEDPHNLGSILRTAEACAVDGVVVPKRRAAAVNETVVKASAGAAEFVPVIRVGNLGQTILALKRSGYRVVGADTEGECDYTDVDYRVPTALVIGGEGKGLGRLVRERCDEVVHIPMAGRVNSLNAGVAAGVLLYEAIRQRSAP, via the coding sequence ATGAAGGGGCGAGAGAAAGGGGCGGCCCGAAATGCGGGCGGGTTCCGCCGGCGGGTGCAGGGTGAATCCCAACGTCGGAGAGTGGTCGGAAGGCAGCCTGTTTTGGAGTTGCTTCGGGCGGGGCGGCCGGTGAATCGGCTGTTTATTGCCGAGGGGGCGGAGGGCGGAAGTATGGCGGAGATCACAGCCAGGGCCAAGGAAGCGGGGATCGTGATCATCCGGGTGCCCAGGAACCGGTTGGACGAATGGGCGAGCGGTGTGAACCACCAAGGCGTGATGGCGGACGTGGCGCCCTTCGCATATGCTGACCTGGACGAGTGTTTGCGTGCTGCGAAGTTGCACCGACGGCCCGGCCTGTTTGTGCTCCTGGACGGGATTGAAGATCCGCACAATCTCGGTTCAATCCTTCGTACCGCGGAGGCCTGCGCGGTGGACGGGGTGGTGGTTCCGAAGCGGCGGGCCGCAGCAGTGAACGAGACGGTGGTAAAGGCTTCCGCAGGTGCGGCGGAGTTCGTTCCGGTGATTCGGGTGGGCAATCTCGGCCAAACCATTTTGGCATTAAAAAGGTCTGGGTATCGGGTGGTGGGGGCCGATACCGAGGGTGAATGCGACTATACCGATGTGGATTATCGGGTTCCAACGGCTTTGGTCATCGGCGGAGAGGGGAAGGGGTTGGGTCGGCTGGTACGGGAACGGTGTGATGAAGTGGTGCATATTCCCATGGCGGGACGGGTTAATTCTTTGAATGCCGGGGTGGCGGCCGGTGTGCTCCTGTATGAGGCGATTCGGCAACGGTCCGCACCTTGA